Genomic window (Egicoccus halophilus):
GCGATCAGCGCCTGGATCGCGATCAGGCAGAACACCTGCCCGAGCCCGAGCAGCGCCTGCGCGACCGCGAGGACACCGAGGTTCGGCGCCGCCGCCAGCAGTCCGATCGTGGCCGCGAGCACCAGCGCACCGAAAACGATGAAAGTCGACGGCCCCCGGCGGTCGATCCAGCGGCCGGCCGGTATCGCGAGGGCGAACGACAGCACGGCATACGAGCCCGCGATGAGGCCGATCTGGGCCACCGTGGCCCCCAGTTCGAGCGCCCGGTAGGAGACCAGGGGCCGAACCAGGTCCAGGGTCGCGGTCAGCAGCACCACGCCGACCAACGTCCGCATGAACCAACTCGTTCGCATGATCGACGCCTCCGCCTGCCGGGTCGGGACGGCATGACTCTACGCGCAGATGGACTTTAGAACTAAAGGTCCGACCGATAGGCTGACGCGCGGGAGCGCGAGTCGGGCCGGTCGGGCAGGCAGGGCGCGCCGGAGGCAGGAGGCCGCCATGGGGAACCACGATCACGAAGTCATCATCGTCGGCGGGGGCCCGGTCGGCGTCGGGCTGGCCATCGCCCTCGGCCAGCGCGGCGTCGACTGCGTCGTATTGGAGCAACGCACGGAGCTGTCCCCGATCCCGAAGGGGCAGGGGCTCGCACAGCGTACCATGGAGCACTTCCACTTCTTCGGCGTCGAGCCGGAGATCCGCGCGGCACGCACCATGCCGCGTGGTCACCCCATCGGCCAGATCACGGCCTACGGCTCACTGATGAGCGACTTCTGGCACGCTCCGGCCGGACGAGAGGTCGTGCGCAGCTACTACTTCCAGGCCAACGAACGCCTTCCGCAGTACCGGACCGAGGCGGTGCTGCGACGACGGCTCGACGAGCTGACGAACGTGACCCTGCACCTCGGCGCGGTCGCCACCGAGGTCACGCAGTCCGACGACGGGGCCCGGGTCGAGGTCGAGATCGACGGTGAGCGCCGGTGGCTCAGCGCTCGCTACGTCGTCGGGTGTGACGGCGGCCGTTCGATGGTGCGTGAGCACGCCGACATCACGCGTCACGGCACCGACTGGGGCGAACTCGTGTCGTTGATCGTGTTCCGTTCCCGCGACCTGCACGAAGCGCTGGAGCGGTTCCCGGCTCGCTCGACCTACCGGGTGATGCATCCGGCGCTGCAGGGCTACTGGCAGTTCTTCGGCCGGGTCGACGTGGGCGAATCGTTCTTCTTCCACGCCCCCATTCCTCACGGAACCGACCTCGAGCACTTCGACGCGCTCGCACAACTCCGCGAGGCGGCCGGTTTCGATCTCGATGCCACGATCGACCACGTCGGGTTCTGGGATCTGCGGGTGCAGGTCGCCGACCGCTACCGCCGGGGCAACGTCTTCATCGCGGGTGACGCCGCCCACACCCATCCGCCCTACGGCGGGTACGGGCTCAACAACGGGATGGAGGACGCCGTCAACCTCGCCTGGAAGCTCACCGCCGCCCTGCGCGGCTGGGGCGGTGAACAGCTGCTCGACTCGTACACCGAGGAGCGACAGGCCATCTTCTCCGACATCGGCGAGCGACTGATCGGAGGATGGATCGAGCACGATCGCGAATGGCTGGCGACCTACGCTCCCGAGACGCACCCGGACTTCCAGGAGCGGTTCGCCGACTTCGCCGACAGTTTCGGCCGCAAGGTCTCCACCTTCGAACCGCACTACGAGGGTTCGTCGGTCATCGTCGGCGCCCCCGAGGGCGGGGTCAGCAGCGCGCTGGGAGAACACACCTACCGGGCGCGCCCGGGTCACCACCTGCCGCCGCTGCGACTGGCAGACGACCGCAACGTCTTCGAGGCGCTCGGCGCCGGGTTCGCGCTCATCGCGGTCGGAGCCGCCGATGCGGACCTCGAGACGTTCGAGGAGGCCGCACGGGCGACCGGCACCCCGCTGCACATCGTCCGTGATCCGGCCGGTGGCGAGACGCAGCAGTTCGACGCCGGGCTCGTCCTTGTCCGTCCCGACCAGTACATCGCATGGACCGGCGACACCGTCCCGGCCGATCCGGGAGCATTGCTCGCCCGCGTCACCGGCCGCGGAGCCATCACGACAGGAGCGACGGCATGATTCTCATCACCGGCGGCATGGGCTTCATCGGGCTGCACACCGCTCGGCGGCTCGTCGACCGAGGCGAGCGCCTCGTGCTGACGCAGTTCCGACGCCGACGGGAACCGGCGTTCCTGTCCGAGGAATTCGGCAGAAGTGTCGCCGTGGAGCAACTCGACGTCGTGGACAAGGAGGCGCTCGAGGCGCTCGTCCGGCGGCATCGGGTCGACAGCATCATCCACCTGGCGGTGCCCGGGCTGGGTGCGCTCGACGCCGCGGCGGAGTACCGCACGAACACCGAGGCGCTGCTGAACGTGCTCGAGGTCGCACGCGACATCGGCGGCCGGGTGACGATCGCCAGTTCCGTGGCGGTCTACTCCGGATGCGACGACGGGCCGTTCGTCGAGGACCGTCCCCTGCCCGTCACCTCCGCAAGCTCCACGGAGGCCTACAAGAAGGCCGAGGAGATCCTGGGGCTGCACCTGAGCGGTCCACTCGACATCGACAGCCGCTACCTACGGATCGCCCAGATCTACGGTCCGCTGTACCACAGCATGCGCAATCTGCCCAGCCGTGTCGCCCACGCCGCCGCGCGTGGGGCCGCGCTCGAGCTCCATGACGCGGAGCGCGCGAGCTCGGCGGCGCACCGCAGTGCCGATCTGTGCTACGTCACGGACTGCGCCGAGGGCATCGCACTCGCCCACACGAGCGACCGGCTCAACCACCGGGTCTACAACCTCGGCGCTGGCCAGGGCGTCGCACCAGCCGACGTCATCGACGCCGCCCGGGCCGCAGCCCCGGACGCCGGCCTCCCGCACGAAGGTGCCGGCACGGCTGACCACCAGCAGTACATGTCCATCGATCGACTGCGCGAGGACACCGGCTACTCGCCGGCCTTCGACATCGGTCGCGGCATGGCCGCCTACATCGACTGGCTACGCAGCAACGACCTCTGACGCGGCGCGGGCCGTCCCTCACCAGAGGTAGTGCGCGCCCTTCTCCAGATAGTGGTTCCAGATCTTGGACGCCCGACCCGACGGGCTGCCGAAGCTCGCTCGCAACGCCTCGATCTCGTCGTCCTCGAACGGCAGGGGCGTGCCGACCATCGACGCCTGGATCTGCGCCTTGGCGTTCTCCTCCAGGTCGAGGCAGTTCGAGAAGAGCTCCTTGACGCTGCCTCCCACGACCACGGTCCCGTGGCCACGCAGCAGGCAGACCAGGTGGTCGCCGAGCGTCTTCGCCAGCTCCTCGCCCTGCGCCTGCGACCGGATGTGCGTCCCGTCGCGATGCACCGGTACGCCGTCCGCGATCCGCTGGGCGAAGTTCCGCATCGGGCGCATCGGGACATCCACGGTGGAGAACACCGTCGAGTGGAGCGGATGGCCGTGACAGACCGCGTGCGCGTCCGGGCGGGCCCGGTAGACGCCCGTGTGCAGCGCCGTCTCCGAGGGCAGCTCGCCGTCGCCCTCGACCAGGTTGCCGTCGAGGTCCGCGACCAGGAGGTCTTCGGGGCGCAGGACCGAGCGTCCGACGAGCCGTGGTTGGATCAGCATGTGGTCGCTCCCGGGGATCCGCGCGCTGACGTGCCCGCTGAAGTCGATGATCCCCTCGGGGACCATCAAGCGGGTGCACGCGGCGACCTGCTCGCGCAGTTCCATGTTCGTCAGGGTCATGCTCGTCCCATCTTTGCGTTGTCTCGCGGCACCGCCGGTTGGCGGTCGCCTGCGCGCCCCACGGCGGGCGCTGGGCGTCTTTCACCCACGGGGTGCGGAGTCCTCATTCTCCGGCGCCCGGGCCGCAGCTTCGCTCGGCCCGCTTCGGCCACGACCGAACCGTTGCCTGAGAATCGGGAAGGTGAGCGAGAGCACGGTCGTGATCAGGATCAGCTGCACGAGTGGCCGCTGCAGGAAGCCCCAGCCATGGATGTTGTAGGAGAGCATCAGGCCGCGCTCGGCGAGGGGTGCGAGCACGAAGCCGATGACGAGGGTCGCGCGGCTGTAGTCGTGCTTCTTCATGAAGTAGCCGAGCGCCCCGAAGATGAACAACACGAAGATGTCGCGGATGTTCAGTCGCGTTGCGTAGGCACCGAACAGCGACACGCACAGGATGATCGGGGCCAAAATGGATCCCCTGGTCGACGCGAGTTTCGTCAGCGGCCGCATGAGCGCCATGACGAGACCGGTCGACAACACGCTGGACAGGACCAGGATGAAGATGATCAGCCAGACGATCGACAGCCCGTCGCCCTCCATCATCGATCGTCCCGGCTGGATCCCGAGCATCACCATGGCGCCAAGCAGGATCGCCATCGAGGAGCTGCCCGGGATCCCGAAGGCCAGGGTCGGGATGAACCCGCCGCCATCCTTCGCATTCGTGGCGGCATCCGCGGCGATCACCCCTTCGATCGCGCCCTTGCCGAACTCGTACTCCGTCTTGCCCTTCATTGCCTTGGCAACGCTGCCGTACGCGATGAACTGGGAGGCCGCCATGCCGAGACCGGGGAGCAGACCGACGCCCATGCCGACCATGGACGAGCGAAGCGTCGCTGGCCAGTGGGCGAAGACGTCACGTATGCCCTGCTTCAACTGGGACCGCTCGCCGGGCGCTGGCGGTTTCGCCGTCGGAATGAGCCGCCCCCCGCGACGCATCAGGGCCATCATCTCCGCGAACGCGAACAGGCCCAGGAGCATCGGCACGAGCGGCAGCCCGTCCCACAGGTAGTACGAGCCCATCGTGTAACGGGTCGCGCTCGTGGCCGGCTCCAGCCCCATGAGCCCCAGCAGCATGCCGATCCCGCCGGAGAGCAGGCTGCGCGAGAACGAGGCCTCGCCGACGTAGCCGATGAAGACGATCGCGACCAAGGTCAGCGCGAAGAACTCCGGCGGCCCCAGGCTCAGGACGATGGGCCGGACCGCGGGGATGATGACCACCATCGCCATCGCACCGAAGATGCCGCCGACCATCGAGGCCGTCAGGCCAGCCGACAGTGCCCGCTGCCCTTCGCCGCGTCTGGCCATGGGGTGGCCGTCGAAGATGGATGCGACACCGCCCCCGGACCCCGGAACCGCGAAGTAGATTGAACTTACGGTGTTGCCGGTTCCCGTCGCCGTCGTCGTCGCGACGAGCAGGGCCAGCCCCGGCACGAGGTCCTGCACCACAGCGAACGGGACGATGAGCGCCAGCATGAAGGGGCCACCCAGCCCCGGGATCACCGCGATGAACTGCGAGTAGACGATCCCGATCACGACCATGATGAGGACGCGATAGTCGAACAAGAGGCCCAGGCCTCCCAGCATGGCCTCGAGCATGGTCAACCGCCTAGGAGAAGTGGAAGGAGCTCACGCGCCACATACCCCCGATAGACCTGGGCACGCAGCAATTGGACGAAGAAGAAGTACATGAACCCTGCGGTCGCGGCTCCGACGAACAGCGAGAGAAGACGCCCTTCCCTGCCGATGAGCAGCATGTAGCCCGTGACGAACACGAAGGTGGCAGCCACCAGGCCGAAGAGCCAGAACGTGACGAACAGCACGGCCAGCACCACGAACACGCGCCGCTCGCTCATCGCCGGCACGGCGTCGCCGTCGCTCGCCTCGACGCTGTAGCGGCCGCCCTGGTCGGTCTGCCCGCGCGCAGCGGGACGGGCCCCGAAGGCGTTCACGAGGCGCCGGACATCGCCGACCAGCGCCGACAGTCCGAGCAGGACCGCCGGCACACCCACGATCAGCGGCATGTATCGGCCGGTGGCGGTCAGTTCGAAGGCGAAGTACACGAACAGTCCGGAGGCGACGACGAAGGCCAGCGTCAACAGCAACCGCTGGATCGCACCCACTCGTTCGGACTGGTGTGACGGAGGAGTTTCGGACGTCGTCTCGACAGCATCCGGCTCGTGCGGCATCTCCCTGCCTCTTCGGGAACCCCAACGACGTGGGGCCGTCTTGATGTACTGGACAGCGTGTGCGTGAAGTGGTTCCCCCGGCGGCCTCGCCTGGTCGCCGGCTCGGGCCGGGCCCGGCCCCCGTTTCGGCGAGACGTGCTGGCGCGAAAAGAGCGGGCGGTGAGCCGGATCGGCCCACCGCCCACCCCGCGACGATCAGTCCTCGCCTTCGGCGGTGACGGCGATCAGGAAGTCGCGGTACTCGTCCGGTGCGTTCAGGACGACCTGGACCTCATCACGGAACCAGGCACCGTTCTGCACGTTGAGTTCACGCTCCTGTTCTTCCATGACGGCGTGGAATTCGGGATTGTTCAGCGCGCGCTCGATGGCCTGTTCGAGGTAGAGCAGCCGGTCCTCGGGGATGCGCGAC
Coding sequences:
- a CDS encoding NAD-dependent epimerase/dehydratase family protein, coding for MILITGGMGFIGLHTARRLVDRGERLVLTQFRRRREPAFLSEEFGRSVAVEQLDVVDKEALEALVRRHRVDSIIHLAVPGLGALDAAAEYRTNTEALLNVLEVARDIGGRVTIASSVAVYSGCDDGPFVEDRPLPVTSASSTEAYKKAEEILGLHLSGPLDIDSRYLRIAQIYGPLYHSMRNLPSRVAHAAARGAALELHDAERASSAAHRSADLCYVTDCAEGIALAHTSDRLNHRVYNLGAGQGVAPADVIDAARAAAPDAGLPHEGAGTADHQQYMSIDRLREDTGYSPAFDIGRGMAAYIDWLRSNDL
- a CDS encoding class II aldolase/adducin family protein, producing the protein MTLTNMELREQVAACTRLMVPEGIIDFSGHVSARIPGSDHMLIQPRLVGRSVLRPEDLLVADLDGNLVEGDGELPSETALHTGVYRARPDAHAVCHGHPLHSTVFSTVDVPMRPMRNFAQRIADGVPVHRDGTHIRSQAQGEELAKTLGDHLVCLLRGHGTVVVGGSVKELFSNCLDLEENAKAQIQASMVGTPLPFEDDEIEALRASFGSPSGRASKIWNHYLEKGAHYLW
- a CDS encoding tripartite tricarboxylate transporter permease, encoding MLEAMLGGLGLLFDYRVLIMVVIGIVYSQFIAVIPGLGGPFMLALIVPFAVVQDLVPGLALLVATTTATGTGNTVSSIYFAVPGSGGGVASIFDGHPMARRGEGQRALSAGLTASMVGGIFGAMAMVVIIPAVRPIVLSLGPPEFFALTLVAIVFIGYVGEASFSRSLLSGGIGMLLGLMGLEPATSATRYTMGSYYLWDGLPLVPMLLGLFAFAEMMALMRRGGRLIPTAKPPAPGERSQLKQGIRDVFAHWPATLRSSMVGMGVGLLPGLGMAASQFIAYGSVAKAMKGKTEYEFGKGAIEGVIAADAATNAKDGGGFIPTLAFGIPGSSSMAILLGAMVMLGIQPGRSMMEGDGLSIVWLIIFILVLSSVLSTGLVMALMRPLTKLASTRGSILAPIILCVSLFGAYATRLNIRDIFVLFIFGALGYFMKKHDYSRATLVIGFVLAPLAERGLMLSYNIHGWGFLQRPLVQLILITTVLSLTFPILRQRFGRGRSGPSEAAARAPENEDSAPRG
- a CDS encoding FAD-dependent monooxygenase, whose protein sequence is MGNHDHEVIIVGGGPVGVGLAIALGQRGVDCVVLEQRTELSPIPKGQGLAQRTMEHFHFFGVEPEIRAARTMPRGHPIGQITAYGSLMSDFWHAPAGREVVRSYYFQANERLPQYRTEAVLRRRLDELTNVTLHLGAVATEVTQSDDGARVEVEIDGERRWLSARYVVGCDGGRSMVREHADITRHGTDWGELVSLIVFRSRDLHEALERFPARSTYRVMHPALQGYWQFFGRVDVGESFFFHAPIPHGTDLEHFDALAQLREAAGFDLDATIDHVGFWDLRVQVADRYRRGNVFIAGDAAHTHPPYGGYGLNNGMEDAVNLAWKLTAALRGWGGEQLLDSYTEERQAIFSDIGERLIGGWIEHDREWLATYAPETHPDFQERFADFADSFGRKVSTFEPHYEGSSVIVGAPEGGVSSALGEHTYRARPGHHLPPLRLADDRNVFEALGAGFALIAVGAADADLETFEEAARATGTPLHIVRDPAGGETQQFDAGLVLVRPDQYIAWTGDTVPADPGALLARVTGRGAITTGATA